A single region of the Cronobacter condimenti 1330 genome encodes:
- the cydC gene encoding heme ABC transporter ATP-binding protein/permease CydC, whose amino-acid sequence MRALLPYLALYKRHKWLLSLGVVLAIVTLLASIGLLTLSGWFLSASAVVGMAGLYSFNYMLPAAGVRGAAIFRTAGRYFERLVSHEATFRVLEHLRVYIFSRLLPLSPSGLARFRQGELLNRLVADVDTLDHLYLRVISPLIGALAVIVVVTFGLSLLDVTLALTLGGIMLATLLVFPPLFYRTGRPVGEALTALRASYRQQLTGWLQGQAELSIFGAARRYRNNLEATEQAWHEAQRRQAGLTALSQALMTLISGITVVLILWMAAGGVGGNSAPGSLIALFVFCALAAFEALAPVGGAFQHLGQVIASARRVSEVIEQPAEITFAEPGIDAPRNASLSLRDVYFSYPGQPQPALRGVTLDVAPGEHIAILGRTGCGKSTLLQLLTRAWDPDQGDVLLGGTSLTSYREAALRATMSVVPQRVHLFSATLRDNLTLAAPQADDAALGTALTRVGLEKLLEDEGLNAWLGEGGRQLSGGELRRLGIARALLHDAPMLLLDEPTEGLDAQTERQILALVNDIAAQKTLLMVTHRLQGLTAFDRIIIMDNGHIIEQGSHAELLAQQGRYYQFRQRTVHYH is encoded by the coding sequence ATGCGCGCGTTGTTACCTTATCTGGCGCTCTATAAACGCCATAAATGGCTGCTTTCACTGGGCGTGGTTCTGGCCATCGTGACGCTGCTCGCGAGCATCGGTCTGCTGACGCTTTCCGGGTGGTTTCTTTCCGCCTCGGCAGTCGTAGGCATGGCCGGCCTTTACAGTTTTAACTATATGCTGCCCGCTGCAGGCGTGCGTGGCGCGGCCATTTTTCGTACCGCCGGGCGTTACTTTGAACGGCTGGTCAGCCACGAAGCGACGTTCCGCGTGCTGGAACATCTGCGTGTTTATATCTTCAGCCGTCTGTTGCCGCTCTCCCCGTCGGGGCTCGCCCGTTTTCGGCAGGGCGAATTGCTAAACCGGCTGGTGGCCGATGTCGACACGCTCGATCATCTTTATTTACGCGTGATTTCACCGCTCATCGGCGCGCTGGCAGTTATCGTTGTGGTGACATTCGGCCTGAGTCTGCTGGATGTTACGCTGGCGCTGACGCTGGGCGGCATTATGCTGGCGACGTTACTGGTGTTTCCTCCCCTCTTCTACCGCACCGGACGTCCGGTGGGTGAAGCGCTGACAGCGCTGCGTGCCAGCTATCGCCAGCAGTTGACTGGCTGGTTACAGGGACAAGCGGAGCTGTCGATTTTCGGCGCAGCCAGACGTTATCGCAATAATCTTGAAGCGACAGAACAGGCGTGGCATGAGGCGCAGCGCCGTCAGGCCGGGCTAACGGCACTGTCGCAGGCTCTGATGACGCTCATAAGCGGTATAACGGTCGTGCTTATTCTGTGGATGGCCGCAGGCGGCGTTGGCGGTAATAGCGCGCCAGGTTCGCTGATTGCGCTCTTTGTCTTTTGTGCGCTGGCAGCCTTTGAGGCGCTCGCCCCCGTAGGCGGAGCATTTCAACATTTAGGCCAGGTCATCGCTTCAGCGCGTCGTGTCAGCGAGGTCATTGAACAGCCGGCTGAAATCACTTTCGCCGAGCCGGGTATTGATGCCCCGCGCAACGCGTCGCTCTCACTGCGTGATGTCTATTTCAGCTATCCGGGGCAGCCACAACCTGCGCTGCGCGGTGTTACGCTGGATGTCGCGCCGGGTGAGCATATTGCCATCCTGGGACGCACCGGCTGCGGTAAATCGACGCTGCTGCAACTGCTGACCCGCGCCTGGGATCCCGATCAGGGCGACGTTCTTCTTGGCGGCACTTCCCTCACCAGCTATCGTGAAGCCGCGCTGCGCGCAACCATGAGCGTCGTGCCGCAACGTGTTCATCTGTTCAGCGCCACGCTTCGCGATAACCTTACCCTCGCCGCGCCTCAAGCCGATGACGCCGCACTTGGTACGGCCCTCACCCGCGTGGGGCTGGAAAAGCTGCTGGAGGATGAAGGATTGAACGCATGGCTTGGCGAGGGTGGACGCCAGCTTTCAGGCGGCGAACTGCGTCGCCTCGGCATTGCACGTGCGTTGCTGCACGACGCGCCAATGCTGCTGCTGGATGAGCCAACGGAAGGTCTTGACGCGCAAACCGAGCGTCAAATCCTTGCGCTGGTCAACGATATCGCCGCACAGAAGACACTGCTGATGGTCACTCACCGTTTGCAGGGCCTGACGGCATTCGATCGCATCATTATCATGGACAACGGGCATATTATTGAGCAAGGTAGTCACGCAGAATTACTGGCGCAGCAGGGACGTTATTATCAGTTTCGTCAGCGAACAGTACACTATCATTGA
- the aat gene encoding leucyl/phenylalanyl-tRNA--protein transferase, whose protein sequence is MRLVQLSRHSIAFPSPEGALREPNGLLALGGDLSPARLMMAYQQGIFPWFSPGDPILWWSPDPRAVLWPDRLHISRSMKRFHRRSPYRVTLNHAFNAVIQGCADDRNDGTWITNDVVIAWQRLHELGHAHSIEVWQGDALIGGMYGVAQGALFCGESMFSRMENASKTALVVFCEYFLAQGGQLIDCQVLNPHTASLGAVEIPRRDYLQILTEFRQLPLEKRCWVPQTLFMPAG, encoded by the coding sequence ATGCGTCTGGTGCAGCTTTCTCGTCATTCGATTGCTTTCCCCTCTCCTGAGGGGGCGTTACGTGAACCCAACGGCTTACTGGCATTAGGCGGCGATCTCAGCCCGGCTCGCCTGATGATGGCCTATCAACAGGGCATTTTTCCGTGGTTTTCACCGGGCGACCCGATTTTATGGTGGTCGCCGGATCCACGCGCCGTGCTCTGGCCTGACCGGCTCCACATCAGCCGCAGCATGAAGCGCTTTCATCGCCGCTCGCCTTATCGCGTGACGCTCAATCACGCCTTTAACGCTGTCATTCAAGGGTGCGCCGACGATCGCAATGACGGCACGTGGATAACCAATGATGTTGTCATCGCCTGGCAGCGCCTGCATGAACTCGGGCACGCGCATTCGATTGAAGTCTGGCAGGGTGACGCCCTCATCGGCGGCATGTATGGCGTCGCCCAGGGCGCGCTATTTTGCGGCGAATCGATGTTCAGCCGTATGGAGAATGCTTCCAAAACGGCGCTGGTCGTTTTTTGCGAGTACTTTCTTGCACAGGGTGGCCAGCTTATCGACTGCCAGGTGTTGAACCCGCACACCGCATCGCTTGGCGCAGTCGAGATCCCACGGCGTGATTATTTGCAAATCCTGACCGAGTTTCGTCAGTTGCCGCTCGAAAAGCGCTGTTGGGTGCCGCAAACCCTTTTTATGCCCGCAGGATAA
- the cspD gene encoding cold shock-like protein CspD — protein METGTVKWFNNAKGFGFICPEGGGEDIFAHYSTIQMDGYRTLKAGQVVRFDVHQGPKGNHASVIVPLEAEVASAVA, from the coding sequence ATGGAGACGGGTACTGTTAAATGGTTCAATAACGCCAAAGGGTTTGGGTTTATTTGTCCTGAAGGCGGCGGCGAGGATATCTTCGCGCACTACTCTACTATCCAGATGGACGGCTACAGAACGCTGAAAGCCGGACAAGTCGTGAGGTTCGATGTACATCAGGGTCCCAAAGGCAACCATGCCAGCGTTATTGTCCCTCTTGAAGCAGAAGTTGCATCCGCAGTTGCGTAA
- the clpA gene encoding ATP-dependent Clp protease ATP-binding subunit ClpA: MLNQELELSLNMAFARAREHRHEFMTVEHLLLALLSNPSAREALEACSVDLVALRQELEAFIEQTTPVLPMSEEERDTQPTLSFQRVLQRAVFHVQSSGRSEVTGANVLVAIFSEQESQAAYLLRKHEVSRLDVVNFISHGTRKDEPGQAPGNDNPVNEEQAGGEERMENFTTNLNQLARVGGIDPLIGRDKELERAIQVLCRRRKNNPLLVGESGVGKTAIAEGLAWRIVQGDVPEVMADCTIYALDIGSLLAGTKYRGDFEKRFKALLKQLEQDNNSILFIDEIHTIIGAGAASGGQVDAANLIKPLLSSGKIRVMGSTTYQEFSNIFEKDRALARRFQKIDITEPSVDETVQIINGLKPKYEAHHDVRYTAKAVRAAVELAVKYINDRHLPDKAIDVIDEAGARARLMPVSKRKKTVNVADIESVVARIARIPEKSVSQSDRDTLKNLGDRLKMLVFGQDKAIEALTEAIKMSRAGLGHDRKPVGSFLFAGPTGVGKTEVTVQLSKALGIELLRFDMSEYMERHTVSRLIGAPPGYVGFDQGGLLTDAVIKHPHAVLLLDEIEKAHPDVFNLLLQVMDNGTLTDNNGRKADFRNVILVMTTNAGVRETERKSIGLIRQDNSTDAMEEIKKIFTPEFRNRLDNIIWFNHLSAEVIHQVVDKFIVELQAQLDQKGVSLEVSQEARDWLAEKGYDRAMGARPMTRVIQDNLKKPLANELLFGSLVDGGQVSVALDKDGDKLTYSFQSAQKHKPEAAH; this comes from the coding sequence ATGCTCAACCAGGAACTGGAACTCAGTTTAAACATGGCTTTCGCCAGAGCGCGCGAGCACCGACATGAGTTTATGACCGTCGAGCATCTGTTACTGGCTCTGCTCAGTAACCCATCGGCACGGGAGGCGCTTGAAGCCTGCTCCGTGGATCTGGTGGCGCTGCGTCAGGAACTCGAAGCCTTCATCGAACAAACCACACCCGTACTGCCCATGAGTGAAGAGGAGCGCGACACACAGCCGACGCTCAGCTTCCAACGCGTGTTGCAACGTGCGGTGTTCCACGTCCAGTCCTCCGGCCGTAGCGAAGTGACTGGCGCCAATGTCTTAGTGGCTATCTTCAGCGAACAGGAATCCCAGGCGGCTTATCTGTTGCGTAAACATGAAGTCAGCCGCCTCGATGTGGTGAATTTCATCTCCCACGGCACCCGTAAAGACGAGCCAGGCCAGGCGCCGGGCAATGACAATCCGGTCAACGAAGAGCAGGCAGGCGGGGAGGAGCGTATGGAAAACTTCACCACCAATCTCAATCAGCTTGCCCGCGTTGGCGGCATTGACCCGCTGATTGGCCGTGATAAAGAGCTGGAGCGCGCCATTCAGGTGCTCTGCCGCCGTCGTAAAAATAACCCGCTGCTGGTGGGCGAATCGGGCGTCGGGAAAACCGCGATTGCCGAAGGACTCGCCTGGCGTATCGTGCAGGGTGATGTGCCGGAAGTCATGGCCGACTGCACTATCTATGCGCTGGATATCGGCTCGCTGCTGGCGGGCACAAAATATCGCGGCGATTTTGAAAAACGCTTTAAAGCGCTGCTCAAACAACTGGAACAGGATAATAATAGCATCCTGTTTATTGATGAAATCCATACCATCATCGGTGCGGGCGCGGCTTCCGGCGGTCAGGTCGATGCGGCAAACCTTATCAAACCGCTGCTCTCCAGCGGTAAAATTCGGGTCATGGGCTCCACGACGTATCAGGAGTTCAGCAACATTTTCGAAAAAGACCGCGCGCTGGCGCGTCGCTTCCAGAAAATTGATATCACCGAGCCGAGCGTTGATGAAACCGTGCAGATCATTAACGGCCTGAAGCCGAAATATGAAGCGCACCACGACGTGCGTTATACCGCGAAAGCGGTGCGTGCGGCGGTTGAACTGGCGGTGAAATACATTAACGACCGCCATCTGCCGGATAAAGCGATTGACGTTATCGATGAGGCGGGCGCGCGCGCGCGTCTGATGCCGGTCAGCAAGCGTAAGAAAACCGTCAATGTGGCGGATATCGAATCCGTGGTGGCCCGCATCGCGCGTATTCCGGAGAAGAGCGTGTCGCAAAGCGATCGCGATACGCTGAAAAATCTGGGCGATCGCCTCAAAATGCTGGTGTTTGGTCAGGATAAAGCCATTGAGGCCTTAACCGAAGCCATCAAAATGAGCCGCGCAGGGCTGGGGCACGACCGCAAACCGGTCGGTTCTTTCCTCTTTGCTGGCCCGACTGGCGTCGGTAAAACCGAGGTGACCGTGCAGCTTTCCAAAGCGCTGGGCATTGAGCTGCTGCGTTTTGATATGTCTGAGTATATGGAGCGTCATACGGTTAGCCGTTTGATAGGCGCCCCTCCGGGTTATGTGGGCTTTGATCAAGGTGGCCTGCTGACTGACGCGGTTATCAAGCATCCGCACGCGGTGCTGCTGCTTGATGAGATTGAAAAAGCGCATCCGGATGTCTTTAACCTGCTGTTGCAGGTAATGGATAACGGAACGCTGACCGATAACAACGGGCGTAAAGCAGATTTCCGCAACGTGATTCTGGTGATGACGACCAACGCGGGCGTACGTGAAACCGAGCGTAAATCTATCGGGCTTATCCGTCAGGACAACAGCACCGATGCGATGGAAGAGATCAAAAAGATCTTTACGCCGGAGTTTCGCAACCGTCTCGACAATATCATCTGGTTCAACCATCTCTCTGCTGAGGTGATCCATCAGGTGGTCGATAAGTTCATCGTCGAATTGCAGGCGCAGCTTGATCAGAAAGGCGTCTCCCTTGAAGTGAGTCAGGAAGCGCGTGACTGGCTGGCGGAAAAAGGCTATGACCGCGCGATGGGCGCACGTCCGATGACCCGCGTCATTCAGGACAACCTGAAAAAACCACTCGCCAACGAATTGCTCTTTGGTTCGCTGGTGGATGGCGGTCAGGTGTCCGTGGCGCTGGATAAAGACGGCGATAAGCTAACGTACAGCTTCCAGAGTGCGCAGAAGCATAAGCCCGAAGCCGCGCACTAA
- the infA gene encoding translation initiation factor IF-1: protein MAKEDNIEMQGTVLETLPNTMFRVELENGHVVTAHISGKMRKNYIRILTGDKVTVELTPYDLSKGRIVFRSR from the coding sequence ATGGCCAAAGAAGACAATATTGAAATGCAGGGTACCGTTCTTGAAACGTTACCTAACACTATGTTCCGCGTAGAACTGGAAAACGGTCACGTGGTAACTGCCCATATCTCCGGTAAAATGCGTAAAAACTACATCCGCATTCTGACGGGCGACAAAGTGACTGTTGAGCTGACCCCGTACGACCTGAGCAAAGGCCGCATTGTCTTCCGTAGTCGCTAA
- the macB gene encoding macrolide ABC transporter ATP-binding protein/permease MacB, which translates to MTALLELRDIRRSYPSGETDVEVLKGVSLTINAGEMVAIVGASGSGKSTLMNILGCLDKPSSGSYKVAGVDVATLNNDALARLRREHFGFIFQRYHLLSHLTAAQNVEVPAVYAGTGRAARQVRARELLTRLGLEARVDYQPSQLSGGQQQRVSIARALMNGGQVILADEPTGALDSHSGEEVIATLKQLRDRGHTVIIVTHDPHVAAQAERIIEIRDGEIVSNPPAVEKRSGAGLTTQPHEAAALGQFINSFREALTMAWLAMAANKMRTLLTMLGIIIGIASVVSIVVVGDAAKQMVLEDIRSIGTNTIDVYPGKDFGDDDPQYQQALQYDDLQAIQRQPWVSSATPAVSQNLRLRYGNVDVAASANGVSGQYFNVYGMTFSEGNTFNDEQLRGRAQVVVIDSNARRQLFPNKASVVGEVVLVGNMPATVIGVAEEKQSMFGSSKILRVWMPYSTMSGRIMGQSWLNSVTVRVKDGYDSGEAEQQLIRLLTLRHGKKDFFTWNMDGVLKTAEKTTRTLQLFLTLVAVISLVVGGIGVMNIMLVSVTERTREIGIRMAVGARASDVLQQFLIEAVLVCLVGGALGIGLSLLIAFALQLVLPGWEIGFSPVALLTAFLCSSVTGVLFGWLPARNAARLNPVDALARE; encoded by the coding sequence ATGACGGCGTTGCTTGAACTGCGCGATATTCGCCGCAGTTATCCGTCGGGCGAAACGGACGTAGAAGTACTCAAAGGCGTCTCGCTGACTATCAACGCCGGTGAAATGGTGGCGATTGTCGGCGCGTCCGGCTCCGGGAAATCGACGCTGATGAATATTCTCGGCTGTCTTGATAAGCCAAGCAGCGGCAGTTACAAGGTGGCGGGCGTCGACGTGGCGACGCTCAACAATGATGCATTAGCGCGTCTTCGGCGTGAGCATTTCGGTTTTATCTTTCAGCGCTATCACCTGCTTTCTCATCTTACCGCGGCCCAGAATGTTGAAGTGCCCGCGGTCTATGCCGGTACGGGCCGTGCCGCCCGGCAGGTGCGCGCGCGCGAATTACTGACCCGCCTTGGCCTTGAGGCGCGCGTCGACTACCAACCCTCACAGCTTTCCGGCGGCCAGCAGCAGCGGGTGAGCATTGCACGCGCATTGATGAACGGCGGCCAGGTGATCCTCGCGGATGAACCAACCGGCGCGCTCGACAGCCACTCCGGTGAAGAGGTGATCGCCACCTTAAAACAGCTGCGCGATCGCGGGCATACGGTGATTATCGTCACCCACGATCCACATGTCGCGGCACAGGCGGAACGGATCATCGAAATTCGCGACGGGGAGATTGTCAGTAACCCGCCCGCGGTGGAAAAGCGCAGTGGTGCAGGGCTTACGACCCAGCCGCACGAGGCGGCAGCGTTAGGGCAGTTCATTAACAGTTTCCGCGAGGCGCTGACCATGGCGTGGCTTGCGATGGCAGCCAACAAGATGCGCACACTGCTGACGATGCTCGGGATTATCATCGGCATCGCGTCGGTGGTTTCCATCGTGGTGGTCGGTGATGCCGCCAAGCAGATGGTGCTTGAGGACATTCGCTCCATCGGTACCAATACGATTGATGTTTATCCCGGCAAGGATTTCGGCGACGACGACCCGCAATATCAGCAGGCGTTGCAGTATGACGATTTGCAGGCGATCCAGCGCCAGCCGTGGGTAAGCTCCGCCACGCCCGCCGTCTCGCAGAATTTACGCCTGCGCTACGGCAATGTGGATGTGGCCGCCAGCGCCAACGGCGTGAGCGGGCAATATTTTAACGTCTACGGCATGACCTTTAGCGAGGGCAATACCTTCAACGACGAGCAGCTGCGCGGTCGTGCGCAAGTTGTGGTTATCGACAGCAACGCGCGTCGCCAGCTCTTTCCGAATAAGGCAAGCGTGGTCGGCGAAGTGGTGCTGGTGGGCAACATGCCCGCGACGGTCATCGGCGTGGCGGAAGAGAAGCAGTCGATGTTCGGCAGCAGCAAAATTCTGCGCGTCTGGATGCCTTACAGCACGATGTCCGGGCGCATCATGGGGCAGTCGTGGCTGAACTCCGTGACGGTGCGTGTGAAAGATGGCTATGACAGCGGGGAGGCGGAGCAGCAGCTCATCCGTCTGCTGACGTTGCGTCACGGCAAAAAAGACTTTTTCACCTGGAATATGGACGGCGTGTTGAAAACCGCAGAAAAGACCACACGTACACTTCAGCTCTTTTTAACGCTGGTCGCGGTCATTTCGCTGGTGGTGGGCGGTATTGGGGTGATGAATATCATGCTGGTATCCGTGACTGAGCGTACCCGTGAAATCGGCATCCGCATGGCGGTCGGCGCGCGGGCAAGCGATGTGCTGCAACAGTTTTTAATTGAAGCGGTGCTGGTCTGTCTGGTTGGAGGTGCGCTTGGTATCGGGCTTTCGCTGTTGATTGCTTTTGCGCTTCAGCTCGTTCTGCCCGGCTGGGAGATTGGTTTCTCGCCGGTGGCGCTGTTGACCGCCTTTTTGTGCTCCAGTGTGACGGGGGTTTTATTCGGCTGGCTGCCCGCCCGGAACGCCGCGAGACTTAACCCTGTCGATGCGCTGGCGCGAGAATAA
- the clpS gene encoding ATP-dependent Clp protease adapter ClpS, whose product MSKDKSWLDFDHLAEDELREALKPPSMYKVILMNDDYTPMEFVIDVLQKFFSYDVERATQLMLAVHYQGKAICGVFTAEVAETKVAQVNKYARENEHPLMCTLEKA is encoded by the coding sequence ATGAGTAAAGATAAAAGTTGGCTAGATTTTGACCATTTGGCGGAAGATGAACTGCGCGAAGCGCTAAAGCCGCCATCTATGTATAAAGTTATATTAATGAACGACGATTACACGCCGATGGAATTTGTTATTGACGTGCTACAAAAGTTCTTTTCTTATGATGTAGAACGTGCAACGCAATTGATGCTCGCAGTTCACTATCAGGGAAAGGCCATCTGTGGAGTTTTCACGGCGGAAGTCGCGGAGACCAAGGTGGCGCAGGTGAACAAATATGCGAGGGAGAACGAGCATCCGTTGATGTGTACGCTGGAAAAAGCCTGA